The DNA sequence GGGGAACTCGGCGAGCAGATGCAGCAGCGCGGGGACGGCGACGTTGTAGGGCAGATTTGCCACAACTGCAGTCGGCGGGTCTGGCATCTCGGATTGCTCAAAGGTCAAGATGTCCTGGTTGATGACCTTGAAGCGGTTCGCCTCGCTGTGCGAGTGGTCGGCGATCGTGGTGGGCAGCTGGCGCGCCAGCACCGGGTCGATCTCGACGGCGGTCACCCGGGCTCCGCGGTCCAGCAGCGCCAGGGTCAGCGACCCCAGGCCGGGACCCACCTCGAGTACGTGATCAGACCTGTTGACGCCGGACGCGGACACGATGCGCCGCACCGTGTTGGCGTCGTGGACGAAGTTCTGGCCGAACGACTTGCGTGGCCGGAAGTCGATCGACTTAGCCAGGTGTCGAATCTCGGTTCGCCCGAGGAGCCGAATTGTCATCGCGCACCGATCCTCCCGCTACAGGTCGGCCACGCTCCCCAACCTTGGCGCGCCCGAGTTACTTCAGCTATCGCGATCTGCTCTTCTCTCGTTGCCAGATCCGCTCGCTGAGCATACCTCAGACCACCGTTGCGCTCCCAGGTGTTTTGATCAAATTGAACGCCACCGAAATATCCGTTGCCTGTGTTGATCGCCCAATTACCTCCGGCTTCGCAACGAGCAAGGGCATCCCACGTCGCTCCATTGGACACCGCGGGCACTTCGGTGCCCGGTTTCGCACCGACGCGCAGCACACCGTCGCGCGCAGGATTCACGACGACATTGGCTACTGGCAACCTTCCGGTCTCGACGCCGTTGACCGTGGAGACCGCGAAGGTGACGTCCTGGACGCCCGGCATCCCGGGGTCTTCGACGATCTGACGGCTCATGTTCAGCGTCACGTCCTCGATGCGCTGGTTGTTCGGCGTCAGCGGCAGACGCTCGGTGACCTTCTCGATGCGCATCCGGGTCACGGTGATCTCCATGCCGTCGACGACGCGCGCCGACGGGGCAGGCACGACGATGTCGCTTTGCTGCAGCGGTGCACCCGCCGCCTCGAGCAGAGCCGCGACGTTGGGGGCGGCCAGATGCACGGTGCGTACCGCGCCGCCGTCGTCGAGTCGCACCGTTTTGGGGCTGACCACGGGCAACGCCATTCCGCCCAGCGGGACGCGGGAGCCGCGCGAGGCGGCCAGCGGCGCCTTGTCGGTCATCCGCAGCTGCGCCAGCGCCTCGTCGACGGTGGCCGCGGTGGTCCACACCTGTTCGGTGCCGCCGCCGTCGGTGGAGATCTCCAACGGCCGGCTGCGGCGCAGGACGATGGTGTCGGACTGGTGCACGGGGCTGTCCGCGGCGGGGTAGAGGTCGTCGCGCTCGCCGACGTCGAACCCGTTCTCCTTGACGACGTCGATCACTCGGGACTTCATCGTCGGCACCGTCATCGAGGCGCCGTCGACGCTCAGCGTCACGGTCTTGTGCGCGGCGACGGCGGTGCCACCGGCAAAGACCAGCGCCAACAGCGTCGCGGCGACCAGCACCCGCAGCATGCGCGAGCGCGATTGATGGAGTTTGTTCACTGAATTCACGTCGTAAGACCCCGACTTAAGCACCATGAGCGGTCCGTAATCCGGCTCATGTTCGATCACAGAACGGTAACGAAAAGGCCTACGAGCGGCAACTTTCCCAGCCGTACACCCGATTCGCCGTCGCGGAGCTCTCATCGGCGAGGTCCTCCGCGGGCCGGCCGACGAGTTCGGCCAACGCTCGCACAGTGTAGGGCAGGCAGTAGGACTCGTTCGGCGCGCCTCGATACGGGTGCGGGGTCAGAAACGGCGCATCGGTCTCCACCAGCATCTGCCCGCCCGGGATCAGCGGAGCGGCTTCGCGCAGCTCACGGGCATTTCGGAAGCTCACCGTGCCCGACAGGCTGAGGATCCAGCCGGCATCGACGCACGTGCGCGCCATCTCCGGCCCCGACGAAAAACAGTGGAAGATCACGGTCTCGGGGGCGCCCTCGGCGCGCAGCACGTCGAGTACCTCGGCGTCGGCGTCGCGGTTGTGGATCATCAGCGGCTTGCCCGTCCGCTTGGCCAGGTCGATGTGCCAGGCGAACGCCTCGCGCTGCTGCGCCGGTTCGGCACACCCCTGCAGCCGGCCCGGCCAGTACAGGTCCAGACCCGTCTCGCCGACGGCGACCACCCGGTCCCGGCCCGCCAGTTGCTCGAGCTCGGCTTTCGCGGCGTCGGTCAGCGCGTCCGCCCGGGTCGGATGCAACGCCACCGCGGCGTAGACCCGAGGATCCCAGTCGGCCGCCTGCGCCGCCCACCGGGCGGCGTCCAGGTCGTCGGCGATCGTCACGACGGCCGCCACCCCGGCCTGACCGGCCCGATCGAGGATCACCCGGACGTCGTCGGCGTCGACGGCGCCGCACGCGTCGAGATGGGTGTGCGCGTCGATCAGCCGACCGACGGGCTCCGGGATGGGAGGCGGCTCACGCCGCTCTTTCTGGGACCTCACATCCGCCTACTTTAGGGTTGACCCTGACATGAGCCAGCCCTACTACGTCACCACGGCGATCGACTACCCCAACGGTGCGCCGCACATCGGCCACGCCTACGAGAAGGTCGCCACCGACGCCATCGCCCGGTTCAAGCGACTCGACGGCTTCGACGTACGGTTCCTGACCGGCACCGACGTCCACGGCCAGAAGATGTCCGAGACCGCCGCCAAGCTCGGTGTGCCGACCGCCGAGCTGGCCCGCACCAACTCCGAGATGTTCCAGCGCATGCAGGAGCGCCTCGACGTCTCGTTCGACCGGTTCATCCGCACCAGCGACGCTGACCATTTCCGCGCCTCCGAGGAGATCTGGCGGCGGATGAACGACGCCGGCGACATCTACCTGGGCACCTACGCCGGCTGGTACTCGGTGCGCGACGAGCGGTTCTTCGCCGAGGACGAGATCGAGGAACGCGACGGCGTGCGGGTCGCGATCGAGACCAGCACGCCGGTGACCTGGACCGAGGAGCAGACCTACTTCTTCCGGCTGTCGGCCTACGGCGACAAGCTGCTCGAGCACTACCGCACCCATCCGGACTTCATCGCACCTGAGGTGCGGCGCAACGAGGTGGTCAGCTTCGTCTCCGGTGGGCTGCGCGATCTGTCGATCTCGCGAACCACGTTCGACTGGGGGGTGCCCGTCCCCGATCACCCCGACCACGTCATGTACGTGTGGGTCGACGCCCTGACCAACTACTTGACCGGGGTGGGCTTTCCCGACACCGAATCGGCGATGTTCACCCGCTACTGGCCGGCCGACCTGCACATGATCGGCAAGGACATCATCCGGTTCCACACGGTGTACTGGCCGGCGTTCCTGATGTCGGCCGGCATCGAGCTGCCCAAGCGGGTCTTCGCCCACGGGTTCATCAACGTCAAGGGCGAAAAGATGAGCAAGTCCGTGGGCAACGTCATCGATCCGCTGGCACTCGTCGACGAGTTCGGTGTCGACCCGGTGCGCTTCTTCCTGCTGCGTGAGATCCCGTTCGGCCAGGACGGCAGCTACAGCGCCGAAGGGATCGTCGCCCGCATCAACGCCGACCTGGCCAACGAGTTCGGCAACCTCGCGCAGCGCTCGTTGTCGATGGTCGCCAAGAACCTCGAGGCGACCGTCCCGCAACCCGGGGACTTCAGCGCCGCCGACCGCGAGCTACTGACGCTCGCGGACGAGCTGCTGGACAAGGTGCGCGGCCATTACGACGCGACCGCGATGCACCTGGCGCTCGAGGCGATCTGGTCGGTGCTGGGCGCCGCCAACCGGTACTTCTCCGCGCAGGAACCCTGGGTGCTGCGCAAGACCGACCCCGACCGGTTCGCCACTGTGCTGTACACGACGCTGGAGGTCGTGCGCATCGCCGCGCTGCTCAGTCAGCCGGTCATGCCGGCGTCGATGGCCACGCTGTTGACCCTGCTGGGGCAAACCGAGGACCAACGGATGTTCTCCGCGATCGCGACGCGGTTGGCGCCGGGCACCGCGCTGCCCGCACCCACGGGGGTGTTCCCCCGCTACCAGGCGGACTGAGTTCTTTCCTCTATATATGTGCGCTGGGTCACACCCGCTACCTGTGTGCGCTAGGTCACACCGTGTCACACTTCG is a window from the Mycolicibacterium poriferae genome containing:
- a CDS encoding resuscitation-promoting factor; this translates as MNSVNKLHQSRSRMLRVLVAATLLALVFAGGTAVAAHKTVTLSVDGASMTVPTMKSRVIDVVKENGFDVGERDDLYPAADSPVHQSDTIVLRRSRPLEISTDGGGTEQVWTTAATVDEALAQLRMTDKAPLAASRGSRVPLGGMALPVVSPKTVRLDDGGAVRTVHLAAPNVAALLEAAGAPLQQSDIVVPAPSARVVDGMEITVTRMRIEKVTERLPLTPNNQRIEDVTLNMSRQIVEDPGMPGVQDVTFAVSTVNGVETGRLPVANVVVNPARDGVLRVGAKPGTEVPAVSNGATWDALARCEAGGNWAINTGNGYFGGVQFDQNTWERNGGLRYAQRADLATREEQIAIAEVTRARQGWGAWPTCSGRIGAR
- a CDS encoding TatD family hydrolase, with product MRSQKERREPPPIPEPVGRLIDAHTHLDACGAVDADDVRVILDRAGQAGVAAVVTIADDLDAARWAAQAADWDPRVYAAVALHPTRADALTDAAKAELEQLAGRDRVVAVGETGLDLYWPGRLQGCAEPAQQREAFAWHIDLAKRTGKPLMIHNRDADAEVLDVLRAEGAPETVIFHCFSSGPEMARTCVDAGWILSLSGTVSFRNARELREAAPLIPGGQMLVETDAPFLTPHPYRGAPNESYCLPYTVRALAELVGRPAEDLADESSATANRVYGWESCRS
- the metG gene encoding methionine--tRNA ligase gives rise to the protein MSQPYYVTTAIDYPNGAPHIGHAYEKVATDAIARFKRLDGFDVRFLTGTDVHGQKMSETAAKLGVPTAELARTNSEMFQRMQERLDVSFDRFIRTSDADHFRASEEIWRRMNDAGDIYLGTYAGWYSVRDERFFAEDEIEERDGVRVAIETSTPVTWTEEQTYFFRLSAYGDKLLEHYRTHPDFIAPEVRRNEVVSFVSGGLRDLSISRTTFDWGVPVPDHPDHVMYVWVDALTNYLTGVGFPDTESAMFTRYWPADLHMIGKDIIRFHTVYWPAFLMSAGIELPKRVFAHGFINVKGEKMSKSVGNVIDPLALVDEFGVDPVRFFLLREIPFGQDGSYSAEGIVARINADLANEFGNLAQRSLSMVAKNLEATVPQPGDFSAADRELLTLADELLDKVRGHYDATAMHLALEAIWSVLGAANRYFSAQEPWVLRKTDPDRFATVLYTTLEVVRIAALLSQPVMPASMATLLTLLGQTEDQRMFSAIATRLAPGTALPAPTGVFPRYQAD